From one Phocoena sinus isolate mPhoSin1 chromosome 4, mPhoSin1.pri, whole genome shotgun sequence genomic stretch:
- the RWDD2B gene encoding RWD domain-containing protein 2B isoform X3 encodes MIEIEQAEAQLSELDLLASMFPGVNELIVNDQLALAELKDCIEKRTMEGRSSKVYFTITMNLDISEEAVVMFSLACVLPFKYPAVLPEITVRSVLLNRSRQAQLNTDLTTYLQKNCLGDVCILNATEWVREHASDYVSKDNTPSPVPGSTVQPVDLILTRLWIYSHHIYNKCKRKNILEWAKELSLSGFSMPGKPGIVCVEGPQSACEEFWSRLRKLNWKRILIRHREDIAFDGTNEEMERQRKFSVFEEKVFSVNGARGNHMDFGQLYQFLNAKGCGDVFQMLFGVEGQGAEE; translated from the exons ATGATTGAGATTGAACAAGCAGAGGCCCAGCTCTCTGAGTTAGACCTGCTAGCCAGTATGTTCCCCGGTGTGAATGAGCTCATAGTGAATGACCAGCTGGCTTTAGCAGAACTAAAAGATTGTATTGAAAAGAGGACAATGGAAGGACGATCTTCAAAAGTTTACTTTACTATCACTATGAACCTGGACATATCTGAGGAAGCAGTG gtGATGTTTTCTCTGGCCTGTGTTCTTCCCTTTAAATACCCTGCAGTTCTGCCTGAAATTACTGTCAG ATCAGTATTATTAAATAGATCCCGGCAGGCTCAGCTGAATACAGATCTGACCACATACCTACAAAAGAATTGTCTTGGAGATGTCTGTATATTGAATGCCACGGAGTGGGTTAGAGAACACGCTTCTGACTATGTCAGCAAAGACAACACACCTTCCCCTGTTCCAGGAAGTACAGTCCAGCCAGTTGACCTCATTCTCACAAGACTCTGGATCTACAGCCATCACatctacaacaaatgcaaaagaaagaacattctagAGTGGGCGAAAGAGCTTTCCCTATCTGGGTTTAGCATGCCTGGGAAACCTGGTATTGTTTGTGTGGAAGGCCCACAAAGTGCCTGTGAAGAATTCTGGTCAAG ACTCAGAAAATTAAACTGGAAGAGAATTTTAATTCGCCATCGAGAAGACATTGCTTTTGAtggtacaaatgaggaaatggaaagacaaagaaaattttcagtttttgaagaaAAAGTATTCAGTGTTAATGGAGCCAGAGGAAACCACATGGACTTTGGTCAACTGTATCAGTTTTTAAATGCCAAAGGATGTGGGGATGTTTTCCAGATGCTCTTTGGTGTGGAAGGACAAGGAGCAGAAGAGTAG
- the RWDD2B gene encoding RWD domain-containing protein 2B isoform X2: MAREPYRYPKMIEIEQAEAQLSELDLLASMFPGVNELIVNDQLALAELKDCIEKRTMEGRSSKVYFTITMNLDISEEAVVMFSLACVLPFKYPAVLPEITVRSVLLNRSRQAQLNTDLTTYLQKNCLGDVCILNATEWVREHASDYVSKDNTPSPVPGSTVQPVDLILTRLWIYSHHIYNKCKRKNILEWAKELSLSGFSMPGKPGIVCVEGPQSACEEFWSRLRKLNWKRILIRHREDIAFDGTNEEMERQRKFSVFEEKVFSVNGARGNHMDFGQLYQFLNAKGCGDVFQMLFGVEGQGAEE, encoded by the exons ATGGCTCGAG AACCCTACAGATATCCAAAAATGATTGAGATTGAACAAGCAGAGGCCCAGCTCTCTGAGTTAGACCTGCTAGCCAGTATGTTCCCCGGTGTGAATGAGCTCATAGTGAATGACCAGCTGGCTTTAGCAGAACTAAAAGATTGTATTGAAAAGAGGACAATGGAAGGACGATCTTCAAAAGTTTACTTTACTATCACTATGAACCTGGACATATCTGAGGAAGCAGTG gtGATGTTTTCTCTGGCCTGTGTTCTTCCCTTTAAATACCCTGCAGTTCTGCCTGAAATTACTGTCAG ATCAGTATTATTAAATAGATCCCGGCAGGCTCAGCTGAATACAGATCTGACCACATACCTACAAAAGAATTGTCTTGGAGATGTCTGTATATTGAATGCCACGGAGTGGGTTAGAGAACACGCTTCTGACTATGTCAGCAAAGACAACACACCTTCCCCTGTTCCAGGAAGTACAGTCCAGCCAGTTGACCTCATTCTCACAAGACTCTGGATCTACAGCCATCACatctacaacaaatgcaaaagaaagaacattctagAGTGGGCGAAAGAGCTTTCCCTATCTGGGTTTAGCATGCCTGGGAAACCTGGTATTGTTTGTGTGGAAGGCCCACAAAGTGCCTGTGAAGAATTCTGGTCAAG ACTCAGAAAATTAAACTGGAAGAGAATTTTAATTCGCCATCGAGAAGACATTGCTTTTGAtggtacaaatgaggaaatggaaagacaaagaaaattttcagtttttgaagaaAAAGTATTCAGTGTTAATGGAGCCAGAGGAAACCACATGGACTTTGGTCAACTGTATCAGTTTTTAAATGCCAAAGGATGTGGGGATGTTTTCCAGATGCTCTTTGGTGTGGAAGGACAAGGAGCAGAAGAGTAG
- the RWDD2B gene encoding RWD domain-containing protein 2B isoform X1, which produces MRIELSVQPGYSGLQHRGGPWLEIGNLYNLGVGKTFLTKIQSPESVKEKAEPYRYPKMIEIEQAEAQLSELDLLASMFPGVNELIVNDQLALAELKDCIEKRTMEGRSSKVYFTITMNLDISEEAVVMFSLACVLPFKYPAVLPEITVRSVLLNRSRQAQLNTDLTTYLQKNCLGDVCILNATEWVREHASDYVSKDNTPSPVPGSTVQPVDLILTRLWIYSHHIYNKCKRKNILEWAKELSLSGFSMPGKPGIVCVEGPQSACEEFWSRLRKLNWKRILIRHREDIAFDGTNEEMERQRKFSVFEEKVFSVNGARGNHMDFGQLYQFLNAKGCGDVFQMLFGVEGQGAEE; this is translated from the exons ATGAGAATTGAGCTGTCCGTACAGCCAGGATACTCGGGGTTACAGCACCGAGGGGGTCCATGGCTCGAG ATTGGTAACCTTTATAACCTTGGAGTGGGGAAGACTTTTCTAACAAAGATTCAAAGTccagaatctgtaaaagaaaaggCTG AACCCTACAGATATCCAAAAATGATTGAGATTGAACAAGCAGAGGCCCAGCTCTCTGAGTTAGACCTGCTAGCCAGTATGTTCCCCGGTGTGAATGAGCTCATAGTGAATGACCAGCTGGCTTTAGCAGAACTAAAAGATTGTATTGAAAAGAGGACAATGGAAGGACGATCTTCAAAAGTTTACTTTACTATCACTATGAACCTGGACATATCTGAGGAAGCAGTG gtGATGTTTTCTCTGGCCTGTGTTCTTCCCTTTAAATACCCTGCAGTTCTGCCTGAAATTACTGTCAG ATCAGTATTATTAAATAGATCCCGGCAGGCTCAGCTGAATACAGATCTGACCACATACCTACAAAAGAATTGTCTTGGAGATGTCTGTATATTGAATGCCACGGAGTGGGTTAGAGAACACGCTTCTGACTATGTCAGCAAAGACAACACACCTTCCCCTGTTCCAGGAAGTACAGTCCAGCCAGTTGACCTCATTCTCACAAGACTCTGGATCTACAGCCATCACatctacaacaaatgcaaaagaaagaacattctagAGTGGGCGAAAGAGCTTTCCCTATCTGGGTTTAGCATGCCTGGGAAACCTGGTATTGTTTGTGTGGAAGGCCCACAAAGTGCCTGTGAAGAATTCTGGTCAAG ACTCAGAAAATTAAACTGGAAGAGAATTTTAATTCGCCATCGAGAAGACATTGCTTTTGAtggtacaaatgaggaaatggaaagacaaagaaaattttcagtttttgaagaaAAAGTATTCAGTGTTAATGGAGCCAGAGGAAACCACATGGACTTTGGTCAACTGTATCAGTTTTTAAATGCCAAAGGATGTGGGGATGTTTTCCAGATGCTCTTTGGTGTGGAAGGACAAGGAGCAGAAGAGTAG